A DNA window from Megalobrama amblycephala isolate DHTTF-2021 linkage group LG11, ASM1881202v1, whole genome shotgun sequence contains the following coding sequences:
- the slc25a47a gene encoding solute carrier family 25 member 47-A isoform X3 gives MHFADFLAGSVGGACGVAVGYPLDTVKVRIQTQKQFTGIWQCFVTTVKKEGVHGFFKGMALPVTTISMTSSVVFGTYRNCLQCFSQLRGIGAPNSKIDIFLSGMAGGVAQISVMSPGDIVKVRLQCQTERKSSGFSRAKPKYSGPIHCLLTIAKEEGVLGLYRGALPLAFRDGPSYATYFLTYNTLCSQLTPAGQKEPEWTAVLLAGGVAGMAGWSVGTPMDVIKARLQMDGVREEKRFRGLVHCLTETVRNEGPGIFFKSLGINCLRAFPVNMVVFAVYEVSVRVLRSAPLDQLS, from the exons GTCAGAATCCAAACTCAGAAGCAGTTCACTGGAATCTGGCAGTGCTTCGTAACGACCGTCAAAAAAGAAGGG GTTCATGGCTTCTTTAAGGGAATGGCTTTGCCTGTCACCACTATATCCATGACATCCTCTGTGGTGTTCGGCACTTACCGGAACTGTCTGCAGTGTTTCAGTCAGCTCCGCGGGATCGGCGCTCCCAACTCCAAGATAGATATTTTCCTGTCAGGCATGGCGGGTGGCGTGGCACAG ATCTCTGTGATGTCACCTGGCGACATTGTGAAAGTTCGTCTTCAGTGTCAGACCGAGCGCAAGAGCAGCGGATTCAGTCGCGCCAAACCCAAATACAGCGGCCCGATCCACTGCCTGCTGACCAtcgctaaagaggagggagttTTAGGGCTTTACAGAGGAGCTCTTCCTCTGGCCTTCAGGGACGGTCCGTCATACGCCACCTACTTCCTGACGTACAACACGCTGTGTTCACAACTAACTCCAGCGGGGCAGAAAGAGCCAG AGTGGACCGCGGTGCTGTTGGCCGGTGGAGTTGCAGGAATGGCCGGCTGGTCCGTCGGGACGCCCATGGATGTGATCAAAGCCCGTCTGCAGATGGACGGAGTGCGAGAGGAGAAGAGATTCCGAGGACTCGTTCACTGCCTCACAGAGACCGTGCGGAACGAAGGGCCAGGAATTttcttcaaaagtttgggaataaACTGCTTGCGGGCGTTTCCCGTTAACATGGTGGTTTTTGCGGTGTACGAGGTCAGTGTTCGTGTGCTCAGGTCAGCGCCTCTGGATCAGCTCTCATGA
- the slc25a47a gene encoding solute carrier family 25 member 47-A isoform X4 gives MALPVTTISMTSSVVFGTYRNCLQCFSQLRGIGAPNSKIDIFLSGMAGGVAQISVMSPGDIVKVRLQCQTERKSSGFSRAKPKYSGPIHCLLTIAKEEGVLGLYRGALPLAFRDGPSYATYFLTYNTLCSQLTPAGQKEPEWTAVLLAGGVAGMAGWSVGTPMDVIKARLQMDGVREEKRFRGLVHCLTETVRNEGPGIFFKSLGINCLRAFPVNMVVFAVYEVSVRVLRSAPLDQLS, from the exons ATGGCTTTGCCTGTCACCACTATATCCATGACATCCTCTGTGGTGTTCGGCACTTACCGGAACTGTCTGCAGTGTTTCAGTCAGCTCCGCGGGATCGGCGCTCCCAACTCCAAGATAGATATTTTCCTGTCAGGCATGGCGGGTGGCGTGGCACAG ATCTCTGTGATGTCACCTGGCGACATTGTGAAAGTTCGTCTTCAGTGTCAGACCGAGCGCAAGAGCAGCGGATTCAGTCGCGCCAAACCCAAATACAGCGGCCCGATCCACTGCCTGCTGACCAtcgctaaagaggagggagttTTAGGGCTTTACAGAGGAGCTCTTCCTCTGGCCTTCAGGGACGGTCCGTCATACGCCACCTACTTCCTGACGTACAACACGCTGTGTTCACAACTAACTCCAGCGGGGCAGAAAGAGCCAG AGTGGACCGCGGTGCTGTTGGCCGGTGGAGTTGCAGGAATGGCCGGCTGGTCCGTCGGGACGCCCATGGATGTGATCAAAGCCCGTCTGCAGATGGACGGAGTGCGAGAGGAGAAGAGATTCCGAGGACTCGTTCACTGCCTCACAGAGACCGTGCGGAACGAAGGGCCAGGAATTttcttcaaaagtttgggaataaACTGCTTGCGGGCGTTTCCCGTTAACATGGTGGTTTTTGCGGTGTACGAGGTCAGTGTTCGTGTGCTCAGGTCAGCGCCTCTGGATCAGCTCTCATGA